In one Maniola jurtina chromosome 13, ilManJurt1.1, whole genome shotgun sequence genomic region, the following are encoded:
- the LOC123871460 gene encoding ubiquitin-conjugating enzyme E2 G1 isoform X2: MSEPQSSLLLKKQLAELNKNPVEGFSAGLIDDNDIYRWEVLIIGPPDTLYEGGFFKAHLHFPKEYPLRPPRMKFVTEIWHPNIEKNGDVCISILHEPGDDKWGYEKASERWLPVHTVETILISVISMLADPNDESPANVDAAKEWRERYSDFKKKVARCVRKSQEDCF; the protein is encoded by the exons ATGTCAGAGCCACAGTCTTCgcttttattaaaaaagcaATTAGCAG AACTGAACAAAAATCCAGTGGAAGGTTTTTCTGCTGGGTTGATAGACGACAATGATATTTACAGATGGGAGGTACTCATTATTGGTCCTCCAGATACATTATA TGAGGGTGGGTTCTTCAAAGCACATTTACATTTTCCAAAAGAGTATCCTTTGAGACCACCTAGGATGAAATTTGTTACTGAAATATGGCATCCAAACA ttgaaaagaatggagatgtCTGCATATCAATATTGCATGAGCCAGGTGATGACAAATGGGGCTATGAGAAAGCCTCTGAGAGATGGCTACCAGTGCATACAGTTGAAACAATCCTCATTAGTGTTATTTCCATGTTGGCAGACCCAAATGATGAAAGTCCTGCTAATGTTGATGCTGCA AAAGAATGGAGAGAGAGGTATTCGGATTTCAAAAAGAAAGTTGCCAGATGTGTTAGGAAAAGTCAAGAAGATTGTTTTTAG
- the LOC123871444 gene encoding cell cycle checkpoint control protein RAD9A isoform X2 has translation MKCHVPGPNVKGRTIHALARFGDELYLESLPDSILLRTLNAAESAYAMIKLNKNFFSYFNYNFYSTEDDEGLKCKISMKSALNAFKSPTHMDKQVENLEIKLDANSCKLIFQLKCKHGIIKTHYVSILDCKAMQSAVYTKDLVPNRITSSQRLLSEALGNFQSSDDQMTLEATNQLLILRNYEDANIDLTKIIRTQISLKPSEFDSYTIGAETTITFTLKEFRALLAFAEALSLPLQLHFETAGRPAVFIVHNGTTFEAHFVLATTKPETATQGSMQNHSRTDKKRKEVNESVGSTKKKPHLEIDTLACLDEDSHLFNYIDIPEERDWRPEKKSTHENGGDRANDNGLEENMDGEIPGSPTSRIKIKSAFKRCFENTFDPRSIQRVVLAENSDSD, from the exons atgaaatgtcATGTGCCTGGTCCAAACGTTAaag GAAGGACAATACATGCTTTAGCAAGATTTGGTGACGAATTATATTTAGAATCTCTTCCAGATTCTATACTTTTAAGAACCTTAAATGCTGCCGAAAGCGCATATGCCATGATAAAACTCAacaagaattttttttcttacttcaattacaatttttattcaaCCGAAGATGATGAAGGTTTGAAATGCAAAATATCAATGAAATCTGCTCTTAATGCCTTTAAATCTCCAACACACATGGATAAACAAGTGGAAAACCTTGAAATCAAGTTAGATGCAAATtcttgtaaattaatttttcaactTAAATGCAAGCATGGAATTATCAAGACACATTATGTATCAATATTAGATTGCAAAGCTATGCAATCTGCTGTTTATACCAAAGATCTTGTGCCAAACAG AATAACATCTTCCCAACGGTTACTTTCTGAGGCTCTTGGAAATTTTCAAAGTTCTGATGATCAAATGACACTAGAAGCGACAAACCAATTACTGATTTTACGTAATTATGAAGATGCTAATATTGacttaacaaaaataataagaacTCAAATAAGCTTAAAGCCATCAGAGTTTGACAGTTACACAATTGGGGCTGAAACCACTATCACATTCACACTAAAAGAGTTTCGAGCCTTGTTAGCTTTTGCTGAAGCACTAAGTCTGCCTCTACAGTTACATTTTGAGACAGCAGGACGACCTGCAGTATTCATTGTTCATAATGGTACAACTTTTGAAGCACACTTTGTATTGGCTACCACAAAACCAGAAACTGCAACACAAGGCTCAATGCAGAACCATTCACGAACAGATAAAAAACGAAAAGAAGTTAATGAATCAGTAGGTTCAACAAAAAAGAAACCTCACTTAGAAATAGACACATTAGCATGCTTAGATGAAGATtcacatttatttaattatattgataTTCCTGAAGAAAGAGATTGGAGGccagaaaaaaaatcaacacaTGAGAATGGTGGAGACAGGGCAAATGATAATGGATTAGAAGAAAATATGGATGGTGAAATTCCTGGGTCACCAACTTCTAGAATAAAAATTAAGTCTGCATTCAAAAGATGTTTTGAAAACACATTTGACCCAAGAAGTATACAGCGTGTTGTATTAGCTGAAAACTCAGATAGTGACTAA
- the LOC123871446 gene encoding uncharacterized protein LOC123871446, which yields MNFIFLVGVLIKGILCDWVSEWLAPLEYQYTDILRQNTRNRTSKFVPEDHDSEVVPLNPYLDSHDVYTKNNIFEPSSGDAGSKGLKIKLDETLKIAEALTETLKKQIKEIETQERLLKEAITNGRSGVTTLTVLTLGHPSRTYLIRDGFWTLCNGLVQYPASQTSYNIFTELFSAPRCIGQEITSRRDPCVFNSIIKYQTIPTTRRSTYHEDDYLCLRESFNNTLENFMSVTKKVVDETCKNGVTRSLTDNVLDCGVRVLSEYTYYPPKDNKSILLPLEYCTEKDGSCKLIVAWHLSNKTIENFEFLKTDQNFKKFFMNSDSYIEPFI from the exons atgaattttatatttttagtggGAGTTTTAATAAAGGGTATTCTCTGTGATTGG gtttccgaaTGGCTGGCTCCGTTAGAATATCAATA CACGGACATATTGAGACAGAATACTAGGAACCGAACTTCAAAATTTGTCCCAGAAGACCATGATTCTGAAGTCGTGCCTTTAAATCCGTATCTAGATTCACATGACGTatatactaaaaataatatctTTGAGCCATCAAGTGGAGATGCAGGTTCTAAAGGTCTAAAAATAAAGCTAGatgaaactttaaaaattgcCGAAGCGCTAACTGAAACTTTAAAGAAGCAAATCAAGGAAATAGAAACTCAGGAACGTTTACTGAAGGAAGCTATAACGAACGGAag GTCTGGAGTAACAACATTAACAGTTTTAACTCTGGGGCATCCTTCTCGAACCTATCTTATACGTGACGGATTTTGGACTCTCTGTAACGGCTTGGTACAATACCCAGCTAGTCAGACCTCATACAACATCTTCACGGAACTATTCTCCGCCCCGAGGTGTATTGGACAGGAG ATTACATCAAGACGAGATCCTTGCGTTTTTAACTCCATCATCAAATACCAGACTATACCTACGACCCGGCGATCAACGTATCATGAAGACGACTACCTTTGCTTGAGAGAATCTTTCAACAACACTTTAGAGAATTTTATGTCTGTAACGAAAAAAGTCGTTGATGAAACTTGTAAAAATG GAGTCACAAGAAGTCTGACTGACAACGTTCTGGATTGCGGAGTGAGGGTTCTATCTGAGTATACATACTATCCTCCAAAGGACAATAAATCGATCCTACTACCCCTCGAATATTGCACGGAAAAAGACGGCTCTTGTAAACTCATTGTAGCATGGCATCTTTCTAATAAAACTATCGAAAACTTTGAATTTCTAAAAACTGATCaaaattttaagaaattctTCATGAATTCTGACTCTTACATAGAgccttttatataa
- the LOC123871444 gene encoding cell cycle checkpoint control protein RAD9A isoform X1 produces the protein MKCHVPGPNVKVLGRTIHALARFGDELYLESLPDSILLRTLNAAESAYAMIKLNKNFFSYFNYNFYSTEDDEGLKCKISMKSALNAFKSPTHMDKQVENLEIKLDANSCKLIFQLKCKHGIIKTHYVSILDCKAMQSAVYTKDLVPNRITSSQRLLSEALGNFQSSDDQMTLEATNQLLILRNYEDANIDLTKIIRTQISLKPSEFDSYTIGAETTITFTLKEFRALLAFAEALSLPLQLHFETAGRPAVFIVHNGTTFEAHFVLATTKPETATQGSMQNHSRTDKKRKEVNESVGSTKKKPHLEIDTLACLDEDSHLFNYIDIPEERDWRPEKKSTHENGGDRANDNGLEENMDGEIPGSPTSRIKIKSAFKRCFENTFDPRSIQRVVLAENSDSD, from the exons atgaaatgtcATGTGCCTGGTCCAAACGTTAaag TTTTAGGAAGGACAATACATGCTTTAGCAAGATTTGGTGACGAATTATATTTAGAATCTCTTCCAGATTCTATACTTTTAAGAACCTTAAATGCTGCCGAAAGCGCATATGCCATGATAAAACTCAacaagaattttttttcttacttcaattacaatttttattcaaCCGAAGATGATGAAGGTTTGAAATGCAAAATATCAATGAAATCTGCTCTTAATGCCTTTAAATCTCCAACACACATGGATAAACAAGTGGAAAACCTTGAAATCAAGTTAGATGCAAATtcttgtaaattaatttttcaactTAAATGCAAGCATGGAATTATCAAGACACATTATGTATCAATATTAGATTGCAAAGCTATGCAATCTGCTGTTTATACCAAAGATCTTGTGCCAAACAG AATAACATCTTCCCAACGGTTACTTTCTGAGGCTCTTGGAAATTTTCAAAGTTCTGATGATCAAATGACACTAGAAGCGACAAACCAATTACTGATTTTACGTAATTATGAAGATGCTAATATTGacttaacaaaaataataagaacTCAAATAAGCTTAAAGCCATCAGAGTTTGACAGTTACACAATTGGGGCTGAAACCACTATCACATTCACACTAAAAGAGTTTCGAGCCTTGTTAGCTTTTGCTGAAGCACTAAGTCTGCCTCTACAGTTACATTTTGAGACAGCAGGACGACCTGCAGTATTCATTGTTCATAATGGTACAACTTTTGAAGCACACTTTGTATTGGCTACCACAAAACCAGAAACTGCAACACAAGGCTCAATGCAGAACCATTCACGAACAGATAAAAAACGAAAAGAAGTTAATGAATCAGTAGGTTCAACAAAAAAGAAACCTCACTTAGAAATAGACACATTAGCATGCTTAGATGAAGATtcacatttatttaattatattgataTTCCTGAAGAAAGAGATTGGAGGccagaaaaaaaatcaacacaTGAGAATGGTGGAGACAGGGCAAATGATAATGGATTAGAAGAAAATATGGATGGTGAAATTCCTGGGTCACCAACTTCTAGAATAAAAATTAAGTCTGCATTCAAAAGATGTTTTGAAAACACATTTGACCCAAGAAGTATACAGCGTGTTGTATTAGCTGAAAACTCAGATAGTGACTAA
- the LOC123871460 gene encoding ubiquitin-conjugating enzyme E2 G1 isoform X1 — MSEPQSSLLLKKQLAELNKNPVEGFSAGLIDDNDIYRWEVLIIGPPDTLYEGGFFKAHLHFPKEYPLRPPRMKFVTEIWHPNIEKNGDVCISILHEPGDDKWGYEKASERWLPVHTVETILISVISMLADPNDESPANVDAAKEWRESYSEFKRKVAQCVRKSQEDCS, encoded by the exons ATGTCAGAGCCACAGTCTTCgcttttattaaaaaagcaATTAGCAG AACTGAACAAAAATCCAGTGGAAGGTTTTTCTGCTGGGTTGATAGACGACAATGATATTTACAGATGGGAGGTACTCATTATTGGTCCTCCAGATACATTATA TGAGGGTGGGTTCTTCAAAGCACATTTACATTTTCCAAAAGAGTATCCTTTGAGACCACCTAGGATGAAATTTGTTACTGAAATATGGCATCCAAACA ttgaaaagaatggagatgtCTGCATATCAATATTGCATGAGCCAGGTGATGACAAATGGGGCTATGAGAAAGCCTCTGAGAGATGGCTACCAGTGCATACAGTTGAAACAATCCTCATTAGTGTTATTTCCATGTTGGCAGACCCAAATGATGAAAGTCCTGCTAATGTTGATGCTGCA AAAGAATGGAGAGAATCATATTCGGAGTTTAAAAGAAAAGTAGCACAGTGTGTGAGAAAGAGCCAAGAGGATTGTTCTTAA